GCGATCTTATCTACGGTCGTCACCCTGTTTTAGCTGCTTTAGAGAATCAAAGACATCTGAATCGGATTTGGATTACATCGCGATTGCGCTACGATCCCCGTTTCCATTCTTTGATTTCCCAAGCTAAAGAAAACGGAACAGTGATTGACGAAGTTGAACCAAAGCGTCTAGATCAAATTACGCATTATGCGAATCACCAAGGAGTCGCAGCGCAAATTGCACCCTATGCATACACCGATCTCGATGAACTGATTGCTCGCGCCAAAGCAATCGCCGAATCACCCGTGATTGTAGCAGCAGAAGGTATTACCGATCCCCACAACTTAGGAGCAATTATTCGGACGGCTGAAGCGATCGGAGCGCAGGGACTTGTTATCCCCCAAAGACGAGCCGCAGGAATTACATCGAGTGTGATGAAAGCAGCTGCTGGTGCTTTGGAGCAATTTCCTGTCGCGAGAGTCGTTAATTTTAGCCGCGCTTTAGAAGAACTCAAGGAAGCAGGATTTTGGATTTATGGTACAGCCGCAACCGCAAGCCAACCATTGCATACTGTCCAATTTACAGGACCAATCGTTTTGGCGATTGGTGCTGAGGGTGAGGGCTTGAGTTTGTTAACACAACGCTGCTGTGACGTGCTAGTGTCCATTCCACTTTCGGGAAATACTCCAAGCTTAAATGCCTCAGTCGCAGCAGGAATGGCTTTGTACGAAATTTTTCGCCAACGTTGGTTAAATATGCTTCATTTAGAAAAATTAAAATAAGATAATTTGAAAAAAGAAGCGTAACAGAGTATAACAAAGTGTGAAGTAATTAGAAGCAGCAGCAGACCGCGTCACATCTGTAACCAATGGACAAAACAGCAAATATGAAAACATTTTGGGATAGTTTTAAAGAAGTTTTAACTAATCTCTTTCACAGCATTGGCTGGGCTTGGTGGGTAGAAATTGTTACACAAAATCCGCGCTGCACGTACTACTTTGGTCCTTTCTTGAGCGTTAAGGAAGCAAACGCTGCTAAGACTGGGTATCTTGAAGATTTAGAACAAGAAGGTGCGCAAGGAATTACAGTGAAAGTCAAGCGTTGCAAGCCCAAGAATTTGACAATTGCTGACGACTTGGGAATGATTCAGCCGAAAGCGACACCAATATTTAGCGGTCAGATGTAAAAGCAAGTCAAGTTAGTGGCGGGTGTTCGGTGCCAAAGACGAAACTAACTTAAATATAGACTCTGCGGCTTGCTGAGCGCTCGTCACTGGCAATTTATTTAAACTTGACAACATCGGGATACTGCGCAATCCACTTATCAATATCGCTGAGTACCTGCTGGGGAATTTCCCAAGGGAAAAGATGGGCGGTATTGGGATAGCATTGCCATTGACAGTTTTTCAAGTACCGAGCAGTTTCATGACTTGATTGGGCAGTGATATGGCGATCGCTTGCTCCAGCGAGCATCAAGCTTGGACAAGTAATTTTGTGTAAGTCGGCAAGGCGATCGTAACCGGATCGCAACGCTGTATTCAACGCGCGTTGTGCAGCAGCAGAAGTTTGCAGGTACGCGGCGATCGCATCAGTGGCAAGATAGCGATAGGCAGTCGGCGAGTGTTGTTGAATCAGGTAGCGATAGAGCGATCGCTTACCAAACGTTTCAATATTCCACTGCCAACTTGGTTGCAACCAATTAAGAATAGACGCTACACCAGTATACACATTATCTTGCCAGCTAATTGGTGGATGATTACCTCTAGGACGCGCTGCAGTGGCGACAAGGATTAACCCGCTAACTCTGTCAGGCAATTTGAGTGCGAGTTCCATTGCCAATATTCCTCCCAACGACCAACCAAGGACTAAGCAGCGCTGAATTTTGAAGCTATCTATCAGTGCTTCTAAGTCAAGTAAGTGGTCGTTCATGGCAAAATTTTGTTGCGTGCGACTGCTACCATAGCCGCGGAGATCGGGAGCGATCGTACGGAAACGCTGCGATAAATGGTCAGTAAAAACTGATAGACTGCGCCCTGAACCTGGATGACCGTGTAAGCAAAGAATGGGAAAGCCGTTTCCTTGAATGCGAACGTTGAGCTTGACAGGTTGAGAGTTTTGAGATGTGGACACTAGATAAAAATTAACCGCAATATATTTACTATAAGATTTATAGAAGTCAGTCAGGGAGACAAGAAAATATAAAACTTACAATAAATATCACTAGAGCTTATTTATCGATGAAGCTTCCTCGAATACCTTGCACAGAAAGCAGAAAGAGGAACGACAACACTTATCAATCGTTCTCTAGCCTCCGATCCCTGACATCCGATCCTTTTGAAGAAGTCACTTTTTACGTAAGTCCTGAATTAAACTAAATAATCTGGATTACAAGTCAAAGGAGCAAACAATGGCATCCATCCGCGAGTTGCACCAACAACTGGTGAGCAAAGAACGCTCTGCGGTTGAAATTACTCAAGAAGCCTTGCAGCGCATTGCAGCATTAGAGCCGAAATTACATAGCTTCATATCGGTAACAGCAGATACGGCGTTAG
This sequence is a window from Chroococcidiopsis sp. TS-821. Protein-coding genes within it:
- a CDS encoding DUF1816 domain-containing protein — translated: MKTFWDSFKEVLTNLFHSIGWAWWVEIVTQNPRCTYYFGPFLSVKEANAAKTGYLEDLEQEGAQGITVKVKRCKPKNLTIADDLGMIQPKATPIFSGQM
- a CDS encoding alpha/beta fold hydrolase, which translates into the protein MSTSQNSQPVKLNVRIQGNGFPILCLHGHPGSGRSLSVFTDHLSQRFRTIAPDLRGYGSSRTQQNFAMNDHLLDLEALIDSFKIQRCLVLGWSLGGILAMELALKLPDRVSGLILVATAARPRGNHPPISWQDNVYTGVASILNWLQPSWQWNIETFGKRSLYRYLIQQHSPTAYRYLATDAIAAYLQTSAAAQRALNTALRSGYDRLADLHKITCPSLMLAGASDRHITAQSSHETARYLKNCQWQCYPNTAHLFPWEIPQQVLSDIDKWIAQYPDVVKFK
- the rlmB gene encoding 23S rRNA (guanosine(2251)-2'-O)-methyltransferase RlmB; this encodes MANKQQKFRSTGKAKHDKPVRIRQSSKPLLKSLNQSRTASTKPSVNYAVNSTHSQPLAEESDLIYGRHPVLAALENQRHLNRIWITSRLRYDPRFHSLISQAKENGTVIDEVEPKRLDQITHYANHQGVAAQIAPYAYTDLDELIARAKAIAESPVIVAAEGITDPHNLGAIIRTAEAIGAQGLVIPQRRAAGITSSVMKAAAGALEQFPVARVVNFSRALEELKEAGFWIYGTAATASQPLHTVQFTGPIVLAIGAEGEGLSLLTQRCCDVLVSIPLSGNTPSLNASVAAGMALYEIFRQRWLNMLHLEKLK